A single Gemmatimonadales bacterium DNA region contains:
- the rnpA gene encoding ribonuclease P protein component — protein sequence MTADARLPRARRLARAADLRRCLAEGRRRRSEHLDMIWMDNATGHARIGLIVAKHRSTAVARNRLRRRLREIWRRELQQTLGPCDLVIRVRREAYGASFAELRAELLAWSAAARGALRAAARAADRRAPGDRQ from the coding sequence CTGACGGCCGACGCTCGCCTTCCGCGGGCCAGGCGGCTCGCGCGGGCGGCAGACCTTCGCCGGTGCCTTGCGGAGGGGCGGCGCCGCCGAAGCGAGCACCTCGACATGATCTGGATGGACAATGCGACGGGCCACGCGCGGATCGGACTGATCGTTGCCAAGCATCGGTCGACCGCAGTGGCCCGCAATCGTCTGCGGCGCCGGCTCCGGGAGATCTGGCGCCGCGAGCTGCAGCAGACGCTCGGGCCGTGCGATCTCGTGATCCGTGTGCGGCGCGAGGCCTATGGGGCGAGCTTCGCCGAGCTTCGCGCGGAGCTGCTGGCGTGGAGCGCCGCGGCCCGCGGCGCGCTGCGCGCCGCCGCGCGAGCCGCGGACCGGC